One segment of Mesoplodon densirostris isolate mMesDen1 chromosome 6, mMesDen1 primary haplotype, whole genome shotgun sequence DNA contains the following:
- the PNOC gene encoding prepronociceptin, which yields MKILFCDLLLLSLFSSVSSSCQKDCMACREKLRPALDSFNLEVCILECEGKVFSGSLWTPCTKVMARGSWQLSPADPDHVAAALDQPRASEMQHLKRMPRVRSLFQAQKGTEPGTEEVGDTEQKQLQKRFGGFTGARKSARKLANQKRFSEFMRQYLVLSMQSSQRRRTLNQNGNA from the exons ATGAAAATCCTGTTTTGTGACCTCCTGCTTCTCAGCCTCTTCTCCAGCGTGTCCAGCAGCTGTCAGAAGGACTGTATGGCCTGCAGAGAGAAGCTCCGCCCCGCTCTTGACAGCTTCAACCTTGAG GTGTGCATCCTCGAGTGTGAAGGGAAGGTTTTCTCTGGCTCCCTCTGGACTCCGTGCACCAAGGTCATGGCGAGGGGCTCCTGGCAGCTCAGCCCTGCTGACCCAGACCACGTGGCAGCTGCTCTTGACCAGCCAAGAGCCTCTGAGATGCAGCATCTGAAGAGAATGCCCCGTGTCAGGAGCCTCTTCCAAGCTCAGAAAGGGACAGAGCCTGGCACGGAGGAGGTGGGGGACACGGAGCAGAAGCAGCTGCAGAAGAGGTTCGGGGGTTTCACCGGCGCCCGGAAGTCGGCCCGGAAGTTGGCCAACCAGAAGCGGTTCAGTGAGTTTATGAGACAGTACCTGGTCCTGAGCATGCAGTCCAGCCAGCGCCGGCGCACCCTGAACCAGAATGGTAATGCGTAG